A segment of the Bactrocera neohumeralis isolate Rockhampton chromosome 3, APGP_CSIRO_Bneo_wtdbg2-racon-allhic-juicebox.fasta_v2, whole genome shotgun sequence genome:
AGTCGCTGCAGACAAATTGAGCCAATGTAAACTTGGTAAGTCTCGACAACGATTTTTCACCGAGAAGGTAtacatacacaatttttttcagttacAATAACTTTCCTTTGCTTCAAATTTAGAAGAACTAAAAGTTCACCCACTTAAGTATAGAATGTATTGGTTTTAGTAAAATTAAGGCTATTCTGATCGTTAACAATTTATTGTagaattctgaattgattggcaTGTACCGTTTTATATTCATATTGAAATGGTTGCTCTGTATATTTGTTAGCAAAGAAAAGGTATTGgcattatgtatatgtaaatatatgtacggGTATATCTGTGCTTTAAGTACCagctgttttgttttgtttccggAAGACAGGGGGTGCTTAAAATTGCaattcatttgcatatttttctaattCTCTTTTCATCTTTCATTCTATACAAAAACAGTTTGTCAAACACAGTTGCCGCAAATACAAGAGGCCTGTGCGATACTTATACGATTCATAATCCATAAATTGAGTAAGGTGAGTATATGatgttgaaatatattttgaaaatacgtacataaatatttaagcgtaattaaaaacagtttttaagtatttgatattattttccaTGCaaacataatttgaaaaatatcttatttaaaGCACTAGTTACTGATAACGGTGTCAATagccgatttaaaaaaaaaacaatgaacgaTATGTATTTCATATGAATACTGCATTCATGAATTAATTACTACAATAAttctaaaaaatcaataaaaaatataccaaatacTTATTTAAAATCTATGTAATTACAGTTCACAACCATTAACACTTTTGCAGTTAGTACAGATAATTGAATAAATCACTTTTAAACTCTAATACATACATTGTTAATTTGCACTTATATATTTGTTCTCTAATAAAGATAACCAAGAAACCCAGCTATACGCAATCTCTTAGAGACGAGATAAAATGGCTGTTACCCTCTTTGAAAAGCCTTTGCGAGGGCAAACCTCCACAAAACGCTACATTGAAAAATCCCCATCCTGGCGTATCTGGACTGCTACATTTAGATTTCAATGTCGTAGCTGCTGTATTAAAGGGTGCAAAGTATCCTGAACCAAACAAAAGTATTGTATCTGGTGGTGATAAGGAATCTCCAAAATCGGAGATAAAACGTTCGCGTTCAGATTTATCCACGGTTATATTTCAACAGTTAACTGCACCGCTGGAAGCTGGCAAAAGTGCCTGGTCGCCATTAAGTGATGAAATCACAGATTGTGCAGTAAGTTTGTAATTAATAATATCTTGTTCATAAATCTAATGAAGCAACTTTTTTTTAGGATATTTTCACCATAGCCAATGTTGCATATTTGCAGTCACTAAATGGAGCCGATGTTATACTTGATGTGTGTATTTCATTGCCCATTTTGGCACGTTATCGCGCCAAGTATCAGGAAACTATTACAGCTATAAATACCAAACCATTGTATTTGCCACTAACGCAAACAGAAgctacacaaataaagaatacaCTATCCCATATGGTTACTGACATCGCTATCCTATGGCAAGCTTTATCCTTGCCCGTCATGCAACCGCTGTCACCTAGCCGTATAACCAAACTATCCAATTGCGCTATTTCAGCACTATACTGCGCTGTATTAACATCTATTGCGAGTAGTGTACTTAGCATGTCGAGCTCATCGTCCTCACAGAAGAGTCAACAATCTTCTGGTGGTGGTAGTGGAGCACAATCCAAAGAAACTGATGAAACTGAAGAGCAGTCACGTTTTATTGTTGATAAAGCATTGGAAATTTACACTATTATAGGCAATGTTTTTAAACGATCTGCGCGTTCTCATGTATATCAGAACCACTTGTGTTTTGGTGCCTGGTTATTGGTTAGTGGCATACAAGGTGCTCTTGGTGCTTCAGGTAGCGGTGGCACAAGTAGTAAATCGGCAGCACAACTGGAAGATGCATCTAAATCTAAAACTGCAGTTGGGGCTGCCCAACGTCCACCAGACACACCATCCACACCAACAGCACGTGTCAACCTTTTCAAAGTTCAACAAGGCTTTGGAGTTCTAAATGCCGCAATAGCCAATCATTGTATTAAATTGCTTAGTGAATTAGTTgaagatttaaaaattgaatcCACTTGCAACGATATTGGTGTAAATAACACCAATCAGAATTTACCAGAACCAGCTAGTTTCGACATATTAGAAAACTACACGTCACTACAGCGTTTGATACGTGTACTCAACACCGCCACATTGCATCaacttttcacttttcttgCAACAGTCGCTTATCGTAAAGCATGCGCACTTAAACGGGCCAATGCGAAAGATCGCACTGAATGTGAGGCCATCAGTTACTCGGATTCAACAACATATTTTAATGATACACTATCCTGCTCGGATAATTCTGAAGAAGATGATAGCGAAAGTTATTTGGGCCATTGGTTCAAGGAAACCCTCTCACCCGAGGGTAATGAAGACCCGGCAAATCTGCAGGCTCCAGATCGTAGCACTGAAGCGCAGAAATCAAATTTAGTGCCAGCTGTTGATGAGCCACATGAATATTTAGATTTAGcagcacaaatattttgtttcatggAACAATTTTTTGCCAACAAACATGCCTATTTACATCGCTATGTAAAAGCCGGTTTGAGCGACCAACAAATGCTACTATTGGCGAATATACTAAAGGACCTTGACCGTGATACAGCACGTGGCGAAGCTGAGGCGTCCACGTGTGCTAAATGGCAAGCTGCCATGATACGTTTTTCCGGTGCAGTTGGTCGCTATTTACACAATTTGATATCCGCTTCATTGCTAAGCGAAACTTTGCAATCAAATTTACTACAACATCTTTCGATTTCGCCTTGGTCAACGGATACCAATGCCTGGCCACTTCAAGTATATCCAAGCACCTTATCAGTGCTAGTCCAAATTCTATTGCTTAAGCCAACACAAGAAAAAGAAGCCGCATGCCTATCAGTATGGCATCGTTTAATTAACACACTCGTCGAAGGTGTTTGTTGCACTTCTGTTGCAAGCACTGCATCTGATGTTGACTATGAAGACCTTAATATGGAGCATTCGCAACTGCTGCTATTTCTTTTCCATTCATTGAATTTAATGCAAAAGAAAATGATATTGTTGCTAACAGCAGGTGCGGTAACACGTTGCGCTGAAGTTTGTCGCGGCATTTCGCCAGATAAGCCTGTACGCAATAGTCAAATAATATTGCTATCACGTTTGTTACTCTTCCTTGAGTATCTAATGAAACATCTGTACAATGCTCCACCTGAGTTGCTGGATCAAGTGCGTTGGAATTTATTTAGCATAACAACAATGCatgaaaatcaaaaagtttccGATTTGCTTAATAGCAAAACGAAACTGACATCTTTCTGCCGCAAAGATATTGAAGAGAAATTCCGCAAATCATCTTCAGACTATCTTTCAAGTAATGTTgtcattttatgtaaataaaacactTGTAACTAATccaaatttttatgtttatttcagATATACGTCCCACTTTCTATTCACTTACTGTGGTCGATCAATCTGCTACTTCGACACAACAGGAATTCAAACTTGACGGACTAGCATGGAATTTCATATTGTGTACACCCGACAAATTAAAATATCCGTTATTGGTCGATGCACTAATCGATATACTTTCCGTGACTGACATGTCACAAAGCAAAATCACCTCACATACTTTATGCGCTATGCAATATTGTTTCAGCATCTGTTGGAAATTACTACTCGGTTTGCCCCCTTCAACCGTCCACGTTGAATCGTTGCTCGAAGATAAAGTGCCGAATTTACACTCCTTGCTTTGGTCTATACGTTGTCCCATGTCAACATCGCATTATTTGATTGTGAACAGTTTAATCAAGCAAGGCATGTACACACAGTTTGCAGAAACGCTTTGGTCCAATGTCAGTGATCGCGTCAGCGATATTAGCTTCAGTTTGAAACAGACATTATTGGGCGTAGAATCATTCAACAATGCCGTAGATAAAGGTCAGTTTAGTTTGTTGTAGTTATTTCGAACGAATTTCACTATTCATAATACTTTTTTACAGTTAATCCACGCTTATCTCATATTATACTGCTCGACGCTGTTGTCGCGCATATGCAAGCTGTAGCATGGGCCGCTAAAGAAGGTATAAAGCTACAACGTGCTGCTGCAAGCAACAATAATAGCGGTAGCGCAAGCCCTAGCTTACCCAGCTCTAATTCACCAATTACAACGGGCGAACAAGATGTTTATTCTTCTTCGGAATCGTTGGAACAAAAGAATAAATCTGATTCACCATCTACTTTGCTACAGGAACGGGCCCAAACTAGTCGTGATCTGCTATTGTTATTAATTGAAACATACAAAATTGTTTCAGAAACAGTACGCAGCAAAATGACGTTACAACTAACAGACGCCACACCCGTTAATATACTGAATCTTATCGTGCCAATTGTTAGCTCGAAAAATCCACTTACAACCGaattaaaaacaacatttaTAAAGCTCTTGCCGAATCAGGATAAAGATATAATTAATGTCGAGTGGCCAAAATGCTTACGCGTATCAGATGGTACTATATTCACCAAACCAAACTATCCAGTAGAGGAATACACTTTAGCAGTAATTGAAGCGCATATTGCTGAGCTAACACGCTAcaataattattctttattgAATTCGCTGAAACACTGTATGAAGTCCATATTAAGTCTAATTGATTTACTACTTCCATATTGCAATGTTGATGTTGCGCCCAGCACTGGCGGTGCAAATGTCGGTTTGGATAttgaaaatgaattgaaatccTTGCTAATATCGACCATGTTGGATGTACGTACGGAATATGTGTATGAAAAAGGTGAAAAATGCATGCACACCCTAATGACCGGACACGATAGCAGCAATGAGGCACAACAGCTGCTCGTATACGAGTACACATTGCGACACTGTTACAAGCTTCTTTTAGAATTTGCCCGTGAATTGCGTCAATCGCAGGCCAACACAAGCAAAGTGATCTTTAGCGAGGTAATGCTTTTCTCCGTACTAAAAACTATGACACAAATGCTTGAAAAACCCACGGGTGTCAAGGCAATGCATAATTTCTTCTACGTAAATAAAGCGGGTAGCATGGTAGAGCTGCTGTTATCCTTCACAGGTACTACAATGTCTGTTTGTTATGCCAAAAAACTATTACAATTCGTTGAGAAGCTCTTCCAATTGGCCGAACAAACCGATTGCAGCTTTCCAATGGAGGATTTGTTACAATGCTTCAACGAGTTGGCATATTTCCATGTCCCTCATATAAAAGATTGGTTAAGTCATATTATTTATGGTCCCAGTTGCGCAACCGGCGGTTCAGATACGGTGGACAAAGTTCTTGCAAGCATGCAACCCTCAAGTACACCGTCAAGTAATGCACAAACACCAACAAATATGGCTACCGTTTCAGCGATACCTAGCATAACAGATCAATTGGCGCAATCCTCTGGCTTGGATGCAGAAGCCATGGAGACCGAAGATGATGGTGCAATAGCTTGCGTTCCCACTATACAggtaatcaacaaaaaaattaacttgaaaatattaaattatcacCTAATTGCATTTCATTTTATAGGCCGAGACCTTTAATCTTTGGCAAAATGTCGGCAACAGTTATGTGACAAATCAGTCGGATGAAACATCGCAAGATGCCGAAGGTGCCGAACGCAACGGTGCACTTTTGTTAAGCGTTGTGAAGTACATTACGCGCAGCAGCAAATCTCCAACAGGTGTTGGCAAGATATTCTTCCAATCGCTAATCCAACTAGGACAGTCGTTGATTGCACCACCGCAAGAGGCATCTGATTTTGCTGACATGCTTCAAGTTATGATAATACTAGCCGACAAGACACAAGATTGTGGCCATGCCATACTCTTCAAAGCTACCATAGCTTGGctggaaataattaaatttcaagtaCTCGAACGTGCTTTAAATCCCAAAAATGTCACATCGTTAGTACCGGCCGTTACACTTGAAAACATCAATGCACTTCTTAAATATCTTAGCGAATTGTTGCAGAGTCTCGGTTATAAGGGTAGTAAAAATTTGACCCCCTCATGGGATGATGAAATGCAAACTGATTTAGAGGAGCTTATCGATGATTTAGGCCTGGAAGAGGATGACTCATTTGTTGAGGACTCAGATGAAGATAGCCTCAACAACAAACTCTGCACATTTTCGCAAACCCAAAAGGAATTCATGAATCAACACTGGTATCATTGTCACACCTGTAACATGGTGAACACTGTTGGCGTGTGCTCTGTGTGCGCACGCGTGTGCCACAAAGGACATGACGTTAGCTATGCTAAGTATGGTAACTTCTTTTGCGACTGTGGCGCTAAGGAGGACGGTTCTTGTCAAGCGCTCAGTCGACGTGTCTCTTCGAGTGTTGGTGGCGGTATGAGCGGTTCAGGCGCAGACAGCCGTCAACTTATCGATTACAGCCAGAGCGCTTATGCCAGTAATTTGAATGCGTTGAATAGCAAAAAACGCGCACAAACACCTCCAACACAAATCGCCACATACACACAACGCATGGATGTGCCCAACGAGCGCATTACTTTGCTAATGAAATGGTTGGGCTCTAGTCGTGAACTGTTTCAGAATAACGAACAATGGAGTGTAATCGTACATTGCATTCTTGACTTCTTGGACGTGCTGCTGCCATCGATACGCGAAAATTGTGCACTCTTTTCCATTGTTGGTTGTCACAAGCGAGCCAAGACCGCATTGGAACGTTTACATGCGCCCGAACAGACTTTCCAAATTACCGATCAATTGATGGTGCCCACACTGGGTTCACAGGAAGGCGCATTTGAGAATGTCCGCATGAGCTATTCAGGCGATCAGGGCCAGACCATAAAACAGTTGCTCTCATCTGGTCTTGTGCGACGTGTCGCATTGTGTTGTCTCTCCTCACCACATGGCAAGCGTCAGCATTTAGCTGTGTCTCACGAGAAAGGAAAAgttacaattttacaattatcgGCATTACTTAAGCAAGCAGATGCTGCCAAACGTAAGCTTACACTCACACAACTTTCGTCGGCGCCTATACCGTGCACAGTACTCTCACTAACAGCCAATCCGGCGAATGAAGACTGTTTAGCGGTATGTGGTTTGAAGGAATGTCACATTCTAACATTCTCCAATAGTGGCGCTACCAACGAACATATTGTATTGACACCGCAGCTCGAGAATGGAAACTTTATTAAGAAAGCCAATTGGCTGCCCGGTTCGCAGACTATGTTGGCCCTCGTCACAGCAGATTATGTGAAAATCTACGAGCTGTCTGAAGATTCTTATAGTCCGAAATATTATTTCCTTGTAGCGATTGGCAAAATTCGCGATTGCACATTCGTTTACCAAGATGGCGTATATTACATGTTGATCATAGCCTCCTCTGGCTACATATACTACCAGAAATTGGATGACCAAAGTTTAGCTAAGCATGGCGATTTCTATGTAACCAATACTTTGGAACTGAATCACCCACACATCAAGGATGTTAGTGGACAAGTGGGCGGCGGTGGTGTATCAATTTATTATTCGCACACGCTGCAACTGCTGTTTTTCAGTTATTCGGTTGGACGCAGTTTCATGGCACCACTTACCGACGTGAACAAGGGTGTGAAGAGCATAACCCATCTACAAACTGCACCCGCATCTAAGAATTCATCTAAAGGTCCGCCACAGCCATTGTGTCAATGGACCGAAATAACTGGACATCCTGGTTTAATTTGCTCCATGATGCACACCTCCAACAATCCAGTAATTTTCATGTTCACACCAGAACGCATACTAATGCAAGAGATCAAAGCACAATCCTCGAAATCACGCATCATGGATATGGTGGCAATACGTCACACAGTTGCTGGTGTAGAGAAAACCACGCTCATATTATTGTGCGAAGACGGCAGTTTACGCATATTCACTGCTCAGCCTGAAAACACCAGCTTCTGGTTATCGCCACAAGTTCAACCCTTTGGCAATCAATTGTACTCTTCAACGTTATTCGCAAAATGTAATTCTAATAAGAAATCGAAACGCAAAACAACTAATCAACAAAAAACTGTCGGTCCTAATGGCGCACCCATATTCCCAATTGATTTTTTCGAACATTGCACAATGTTATCCGACGTGGAGTTCGGCGGCAATGATTTGCTGCAAATTTATAATAAGCAAAAACTCAAAACGCGCCTCTTCTCCACTGGCATGTTCGTAGCTTCTACAAAGCCCACCGGCTTTACACTGGAAGTATACAATAATGACCCGAACACAGTAATTGTTGGTATACGCGTGCTGTTAGGCACACAGGATGCATTACGTGCGCCACAAACCGTAACAGTACTGGGACGCACTATACCCACGGTTGTACGCCGTGCACGCTGGTTCGATATACCTTTAACGCGTGAAGAGATTCTACAATCAGATAAATGTTTAAAAGTCATTTTCGGCAAATCACAGGATCCCGAGAATGTCAGTATGCTGGATAGCATTGAAGTGTATGGTAAATCAAAAGATTTAGTTGGCTGGCCAGATGACAGCGATGATACAGCCGGTAACGTTGTGACGGGCACCGCTGGCAACGCCAACACTAACTTCAACGGTCAGCTATCTGCGGCAAATTTCGGTGAGGGCTTCACTTCTATAAATAATTTGGATAAAATGGTTACAAACCTGCTAGAAGTGCTGGACTATTCACTGAATTTGCTTGGCGGCAGTAATATAACGGCAACAATTAAACAGGAAGCAATTAAAACAGCAACTTCATTGCTTCTATTACCCACACCAAATCAAGTGCAAGCGCAATCGCGTTATGTTTTAGCCACACTATTCGGCAATCGCAACGCCTATCATTCTTACAAGGACAACGAGGTTATACACTATGTGAATGCCGAATTGCAGGTGTTAAAGAGCAAATTAAATTCACCCGAAACGGTGCGTGATGTGGATCCGGAGGCTTTCTATCGTCTAGTCTTGTTGGTACGCAGTATTGCAATGTCACGCCCGCAATCCCTCACAAAGATTTGTCTGGATAACAAAATTGAACTCGTCCAAGACATACTAGAGTTCGTTGAAAAGTTATATCAAATCACACCACATGTCGACGAGCCGACATCGATCGTTAGACGTGGTCTTAGTCATACGGAAACTATTGTTCACTGTTTAGTAGAAATAATGCATGCGTTTGCACTCTCCGACGCCGATCAAGTGGAACGCATGACCAAGTACTTTATTGACCTGCTGAAGAACGAATCAAGCGTTATAAGTCATAGCGCCAAGGAAGCCATTATATTATTGCTAAATCCACGTTTGAAACGTCGCAAGGTTGCTATTGTAACACCGCCGGTTTGTTCGACACCCACACCTTCTAACACCACTGGCACGATTACGTCCACTAATCTAACAACGCTAGCAGTTACCGGCGCAGCTGAAGTAGCCGCCGACGAAGTATTAGAAGCGGCTGCAGCTGCTATTGGTGGTCCCTCGGCTGCTGCAGTAGGTCGTAGTAATAGCGCTGAATTTGTGGACGCTAGCGCAATAGATCCGCTTGCCCACGATGCTGGACATCAGCTATTAAATTTAGAAGCTTTTATGGGTGGCG
Coding sequences within it:
- the LOC126752065 gene encoding protein purity of essence, whose protein sequence is MDWSFIKPLIASRYGSFTKTDIVNVVKAITRCENDFFDDESNYAQFYMAFAAVAADKLSQCKLVCQTQLPQIQEACAILIRFIIHKLSKITKKPSYTQSLRDEIKWLLPSLKSLCEGKPPQNATLKNPHPGVSGLLHLDFNVVAAVLKGAKYPEPNKSIVSGGDKESPKSEIKRSRSDLSTVIFQQLTAPLEAGKSAWSPLSDEITDCADIFTIANVAYLQSLNGADVILDVCISLPILARYRAKYQETITAINTKPLYLPLTQTEATQIKNTLSHMVTDIAILWQALSLPVMQPLSPSRITKLSNCAISALYCAVLTSIASSVLSMSSSSSSQKSQQSSGGGSGAQSKETDETEEQSRFIVDKALEIYTIIGNVFKRSARSHVYQNHLCFGAWLLVSGIQGALGASGSGGTSSKSAAQLEDASKSKTAVGAAQRPPDTPSTPTARVNLFKVQQGFGVLNAAIANHCIKLLSELVEDLKIESTCNDIGVNNTNQNLPEPASFDILENYTSLQRLIRVLNTATLHQLFTFLATVAYRKACALKRANAKDRTECEAISYSDSTTYFNDTLSCSDNSEEDDSESYLGHWFKETLSPEGNEDPANLQAPDRSTEAQKSNLVPAVDEPHEYLDLAAQIFCFMEQFFANKHAYLHRYVKAGLSDQQMLLLANILKDLDRDTARGEAEASTCAKWQAAMIRFSGAVGRYLHNLISASLLSETLQSNLLQHLSISPWSTDTNAWPLQVYPSTLSVLVQILLLKPTQEKEAACLSVWHRLINTLVEGVCCTSVASTASDVDYEDLNMEHSQLLLFLFHSLNLMQKKMILLLTAGAVTRCAEVCRGISPDKPVRNSQIILLSRLLLFLEYLMKHLYNAPPELLDQVRWNLFSITTMHENQKVSDLLNSKTKLTSFCRKDIEEKFRKSSSDYLSNIRPTFYSLTVVDQSATSTQQEFKLDGLAWNFILCTPDKLKYPLLVDALIDILSVTDMSQSKITSHTLCAMQYCFSICWKLLLGLPPSTVHVESLLEDKVPNLHSLLWSIRCPMSTSHYLIVNSLIKQGMYTQFAETLWSNVSDRVSDISFSLKQTLLGVESFNNAVDKVNPRLSHIILLDAVVAHMQAVAWAAKEGIKLQRAAASNNNSGSASPSLPSSNSPITTGEQDVYSSSESLEQKNKSDSPSTLLQERAQTSRDLLLLLIETYKIVSETVRSKMTLQLTDATPVNILNLIVPIVSSKNPLTTELKTTFIKLLPNQDKDIINVEWPKCLRVSDGTIFTKPNYPVEEYTLAVIEAHIAELTRYNNYSLLNSLKHCMKSILSLIDLLLPYCNVDVAPSTGGANVGLDIENELKSLLISTMLDVRTEYVYEKGEKCMHTLMTGHDSSNEAQQLLVYEYTLRHCYKLLLEFARELRQSQANTSKVIFSEVMLFSVLKTMTQMLEKPTGVKAMHNFFYVNKAGSMVELLLSFTGTTMSVCYAKKLLQFVEKLFQLAEQTDCSFPMEDLLQCFNELAYFHVPHIKDWLSHIIYGPSCATGGSDTVDKVLASMQPSSTPSSNAQTPTNMATVSAIPSITDQLAQSSGLDAEAMETEDDGAIACVPTIQAETFNLWQNVGNSYVTNQSDETSQDAEGAERNGALLLSVVKYITRSSKSPTGVGKIFFQSLIQLGQSLIAPPQEASDFADMLQVMIILADKTQDCGHAILFKATIAWLEIIKFQVLERALNPKNVTSLVPAVTLENINALLKYLSELLQSLGYKGSKNLTPSWDDEMQTDLEELIDDLGLEEDDSFVEDSDEDSLNNKLCTFSQTQKEFMNQHWYHCHTCNMVNTVGVCSVCARVCHKGHDVSYAKYGNFFCDCGAKEDGSCQALSRRVSSSVGGGMSGSGADSRQLIDYSQSAYASNLNALNSKKRAQTPPTQIATYTQRMDVPNERITLLMKWLGSSRELFQNNEQWSVIVHCILDFLDVLLPSIRENCALFSIVGCHKRAKTALERLHAPEQTFQITDQLMVPTLGSQEGAFENVRMSYSGDQGQTIKQLLSSGLVRRVALCCLSSPHGKRQHLAVSHEKGKVTILQLSALLKQADAAKRKLTLTQLSSAPIPCTVLSLTANPANEDCLAVCGLKECHILTFSNSGATNEHIVLTPQLENGNFIKKANWLPGSQTMLALVTADYVKIYELSEDSYSPKYYFLVAIGKIRDCTFVYQDGVYYMLIIASSGYIYYQKLDDQSLAKHGDFYVTNTLELNHPHIKDVSGQVGGGGVSIYYSHTLQLLFFSYSVGRSFMAPLTDVNKGVKSITHLQTAPASKNSSKGPPQPLCQWTEITGHPGLICSMMHTSNNPVIFMFTPERILMQEIKAQSSKSRIMDMVAIRHTVAGVEKTTLILLCEDGSLRIFTAQPENTSFWLSPQVQPFGNQLYSSTLFAKCNSNKKSKRKTTNQQKTVGPNGAPIFPIDFFEHCTMLSDVEFGGNDLLQIYNKQKLKTRLFSTGMFVASTKPTGFTLEVYNNDPNTVIVGIRVLLGTQDALRAPQTVTVLGRTIPTVVRRARWFDIPLTREEILQSDKCLKVIFGKSQDPENVSMLDSIEVYGKSKDLVGWPDDSDDTAGNVVTGTAGNANTNFNGQLSAANFGEGFTSINNLDKMVTNLLEVLDYSLNLLGGSNITATIKQEAIKTATSLLLLPTPNQVQAQSRYVLATLFGNRNAYHSYKDNEVIHYVNAELQVLKSKLNSPETVRDVDPEAFYRLVLLVRSIAMSRPQSLTKICLDNKIELVQDILEFVEKLYQITPHVDEPTSIVRRGLSHTETIVHCLVEIMHAFALSDADQVERMTKYFIDLLKNESSVISHSAKEAIILLLNPRLKRRKVAIVTPPVCSTPTPSNTTGTITSTNLTTLAVTGAAEVAADEVLEAAAAAIGGPSAAAVGRSNSAEFVDASAIDPLAHDAGHQLLNLEAFMGGGFPQLLGLQQDADDEAIMDLAIALSLQQHDGEGLQSLQQGLANLQGIRNAGNLHNLQALEGNNIGMAANAASVSAGGSDDEGSNVATDGSTLRTSPAEPAGSGGSESGGSGVESIGGTSGRSSTYGDQANASPPRSANAPSNINITNKSNTNAGAIGGTDEPVASTSAAAAAVTSVPNEELLSEDENLAKLHDLRISILENIILNIQTFDSCNGVQAIPLIQVILMLTTDLNGNNERDQKVLNELLSALVDYVEMDSISNTFKMKDRNAKNEVRLVLLCLFGVLMGKTKSKQAGTTSPPHQFKDNASFVASTTASILSNNGAFTFSLVVMESLLEHWKRVSSEQSANGNNAVVAVGTPNSSAATTSTKTNLLKPIRHGAKPDISMLIPHNYLKNYPDIFDSYDALLTEISVRLPYQILRLSATHPGPYDWYHNYCENMTYTLCEYMMLNLNALLRRQVRKLLMYICGNKEKFRMFRDGHSLDVHFNFVKEICSLFNTKNLVLSNQSIPILSYDSLVELTEHLRTCQEISQIRTGNWQKFCLIHEDVIPVLIEIACYQLDDGVSPILLQLLQAALCNNIQAVKQQQQQQQTPGTSSKLRAEREKSEDIEISFDSKFDPAHCSTFVHQIFRFVSDTLLNKFVRIFLLETNITSIRWQAHSLIFAIYENSNDRQKEKLISILWNMWPLVPAFGRRTAQFVDILGYLTLSTKSIVDKLPEYTEKAVEVLRQQNDLLSKHPNAPIYTTLEQILQMNGYYLESEPCLVCNNPEVAMANIKLPSIKSDSKFTTTTMIVKLVQSHTISKMVVRIADLKRTKMVRTINIYYNNRTVQAVVELKNRPAMWHKARSVPLQSGQTEVKIDFPLPITACNLMIEYADFYETVTGSSENLQCPRCSAAVPAYPGVCANCGENVFQCHKCRAINYDEKDPFLCHSCGFCKYAKFDFSIYGRVCCAVDPIESAEDRAKTVQIIHSSLERADRIYRQLQTNKQMLELLIQKVAEHRCSDRLVDDNLGTVHSTSQVNKIIQLLAQKYCVESRSSFEELSKIVQKVKACRSELVAYDRSQQDQSHNSQNMDMRENYAINRCYGCALASTEQCLTLLRAMASNYDCRIGLYSQGLVEELAQHNLRRGTPQIQDEVRNLLVLLTKNNQYACMSLLDLITERVKTALLGAIPLANLDAAIHHEMVLLEVLIAQDDFCWENKLKVVFELFLVTCRAPRGPAISVIQPCLRIMQALICPTIPTSKINRDLSPSQLSTITSIDGLTVNFNKWLSGDPQHSYEAWKTRMPANTAAAKTRKGFTSAGGNSAATTAAAAASSILPDDRMLAAMLQSVVEQNTGSNNGSVAMPATEPTESAKKKRQLVREFYLSEKYGRRWRNHVLNKERINAPLVLNANWLQPILFNTNSRFGRQLACSLITSLSRTHERKREILNLLTGFLKYVGEAGEASAEFLALYRALASDTPWRQYLALKGVLVEVSQLLTAEIVKIHRLEETTLSSDLSQGYALRQFVELLSLFLESSTIRQAYKTRLLGPVLEGYLSLRKLVVQRTRLIDDAQEKLLEMLEEMTSGTEEETRAFMEILIDTVEKTRMNDIKTPVFIFERLYSIIHPEENDESEFFMTLEKDPQQEDFLQGRMLGNPYPSTEVGLGPLMRDVKNKICTDCELIALLEDDNGMELLVNNKIISLDLPVKDVYKKVWLAEGGERDAMRIVYRMRGLLGDATEEFVETLNNKSQEEVDTEQLYRMANVLADCNGLKVMLDRIGSLQNISRTRELIQVLLKLFLICVKVRRCQEVLCQPELGAINTLLKVLQVCLQSENDSIQSSVTEQLLEIMETILSKAANDTLDSFLQFSLTFGGPEYVSALISCTDCANVRNNPSVLRHLIRVLAALVYGNEVKMALLCENFKEILDFNHFDSERTPEEEFKMELFCVLTNQIEHNCIGGTLKDYIVGLGIVERAIAYITNHAPCVKPTLLRTDSDELKEFISRPSLKYILRFLTGLASKHEATQLAISKDIIPIIHRLEQVSSDEHVGSLAENLLEALCTDEATATRVQEVRDFTRAEKKRLAMATREKQLDALGMRTNEKGQVTAKGSILQKIEKLRDETGLTCFICREGYACQPAKVLGIYTFTKRCNVEEFELKSRKTIGYTTVTHFNVVHVDCHTSAIRLARGRDEWERASLQNANTRCNGLLPLWGPDVSEAAFSACMTRHSSYMQESTQRCDISFPSSIHDLKMLLMRFAWERSFHDDAGGGGPQSNMHFVPYLLFYAVYLLLSSRSAARDCKTLISYLTAAPSEKWLEYGYEVEGPLYMLTISLALHSHETWNKHKLAHLKRLIAVAQARHISPSVLCKALLSPSDRQTKDYSVYRPFLLMWALIDLIYSVIFKSVSTPKEEDWSISLFDYIRKNDEAMLKSTDTILQTFTDEYLPCTSFGEFCDVAGLLHLIENPDGFIDEVLAALPTTSTA